The Deltaproteobacteria bacterium region GCGCAGCTCGGCCACCGACTCGCACACGCGCGTGTTGCATTCGATCTGGGCGCGAATGAACTCGTGGACGAACAAGTGGGGTCCGCGGTTCTTCTCGCACCAGTCGAAGATCCCGGGGTCCGGGTCGGCGATCATGTCCCGGGTTTCCGGGTCGACCAGAAAGAACTCTTCCTCGATGCCGAAAGTGATGTCCATGAGTTCACCCGATTCGGTGCTGGTGACGTTGCCTTCCGTTGCCCGTTCGCTGCCTTCCTTCAACCCATTTTATCACAACCGCGATGCTGCCTGAGTTTCCGGGTTCCCTGCGGCAGTACGGAGTTTATTTTACACGGCTTGCAGGCGGGGGCGCGACCCTGTATAAGGGCGGGTTTACGGTGACGCGATCGATGGCTCCCAAGGCTTTTGCCGACGTCAGCATGATCACGCCCAATCAAACAATCCTTCCCCTTCTCGCCGTGGCGTTCTCCATGACCCTGTTCCACTCCGCCGATGCCCACATGTGCCTGAAGGCCGGAGGCGTCGAGACGGGAACCTTCTGTGAGCACGAAGACGGTGTCCGAGACGGCCACGGCCACGAATCCGAGGGCCACGGCGACGCCGGCCGCATGGTCCACATCCGACGGATGACGTGCAAGGACGGGGCCGTGGCCCGCTGGAAACCCGTGGGCCGTGACGTGGTGACGTTCAAGGTCAACGATCGGGCCGGGGTATCCCTGGAGGTGGCGCTCGCGATACGCCGTGGCGTGCTGCAATGGAACCGGGTGCAGCCTTTCTACGTCATGCAGGAAAGGGCGAGTGAGGAGGCGGACATCACCATCGAGTTGCTCGACGACCTGTTGCCCGGGATCGTGGGCGCCGCCCAGGTCAAATGCCGTAACGCACGGGAGGGGATCCGCAAGGCTTACGTGTACCTGGCGCTCAAGGGGGTGGGCTCCGTGGAGGCCCAGAACATGACCGCCCACGAGATCGGCCACGCCATGGGATTGGGCCATTCGGATCACAGCCACGACCTCATGGACGCCAAGCTGGCGGAGAAGAACATCGACGAGCGCATGATCTGTCCCAGCAACCTGAACCGCGCGGGATTGATCGCCGGCATGCACTCCTATTCCATTCCCGAGGATGAGTGGAGCGAAATGGAATGCTGGGGGCGGACTTCGGGATGAGCACCGTCGACCGGCAAGAGCGGCGGGGTTGCGGCGCCGAAGACCGGTGACGCGGTGATGATCTCCGAATGGACGATCCCGTCCGCGCTGGCCGACTTCCATGACATCGAGAATACGCTCAGGGGCAGGCGCGCGGCGGTGTTCCTCGACTACGACGGGACCCTGACACCCATCGTCGACACCCCCGAGCAGGCCGTGCTCTCCGACGAGATGCGCGCGGTGGTGCGGCGGCTGGGCGACCGTTGCGTGACCGCCATCGTCAGCGGGCGCGCGCGCAAGGACGTGCAGGCGCACGTCCGCCTCGACAACCTCTTCTACGCCGGGACACATGGATTCGAGATCGTCGGTCCCGAGGGCTCCGGCATCCACCACGAGGTGGGGCAGGAGTTTCTCCCGGCCATGGAGGAACTGCATCAGCGGCTGCGCCGCGCCCTCGGGAATACCTCCGGTCTCTTGCTGGAAACCAAGGGCTACTCCCTGGCGGTGCACTACCGGCTCGTGCAGGAGTCCGCGGTGGCAGGCGTGGAGTCCGTGGTGGACGGGTTGATGCCGGACTACCCCACGCTGCGCAAGACCCACGGCAAGAAGGTCTTCGAGATCCGTCCGCGGTTCGACTGGAACAAGGGCAAGGCGGTCCAGTGGATCCTGGAGGCTCTCGACCTCGACCACGCGGACGTGGTGCCGTTCTACCTGGGCGACGACACCACCGACGAGGACGCCTTCGAGGCGGTGGACGGCAGGGGCGTCGGGATTCTCGTGGCCGACGAGGCCCGTCCGACGGCGGCGCGGTACCGGCTGGAGGAAACTGCCGAGGTGGCGCGTTTCCTCCAGTGTCTGGTACGTGTTCTGCATGAGTCCACGTAACGCCCCCGCGACAAGCTGATGGAGGACCGGCGCCAAGAGTTCTGGAGCCGCCTCCGTGCCGGGGGCATCCCCGGCGTTCCGGATGAGTTCTCGGTCACGTTCGCCCATCAGGTGATCCCGGCCGCCGTGCTGGACGAGATCGACGCGTTCATCCGCGTCTTCGAGGACGTCACCACCCGGCCGGTGTGGCAGGAGGCCGTGGTCGGATCGTCGGGCCAGAGCGTGCCGGCGCACCGGCCGGAGGTGTGCTTCTTCAGCGCCTGGGACTTCCATCTGCCTCCACAGGGCCCGTGGCAGGTCATCGAGTTCAACGACAACGGCTCCGGGCTTCTCTTCGCCGGCCTCATCAACGAATGCTACCATGCGCTCCTGGAGCCGGACCGCGGGGCCATCGTCGAAGCGCCGCCGTCGGCCGCCGAACTGGGGCAGCACATCATCCGCATGGTGCGGCGGGAGGCCGAGGGTTTCTTCGGCACCATGCCCGACGGCCTCTTCCTCATCCTGGACGAGCCCGCGGCCCTGGAACGGGGCAAGTTCCAGCGCGAGATGGAGATGCTGCGGGAGCTGTTCCGCGAGGAGGGCTGGCGCGCGGAAGTGGCCTCCACGGCGGAACTCGACTGGGACGGGACGCGGCTGCGGCACCGCGGCGAGCCGGTGTCGTTCATCGTCAACCGTTCCACGGACTTCTACCTGGAGAAGGACGTGACGCGCGCGTTGCGCGCCGCGTTCCTGGGAGGCGGCGTCTACGTCGCGCCCAGTCCTTTCACCTACGCCACGCGCAGCGACAAGCGGCTGCTGGAGTTCCTTTCCTTGCCGCAATGGGACGGTGACCTCGGCATCGAGGCCGGCGAGCGCACGGTCCTGAGCCGGCACATCCCCGAGACCCACCTGCTCCGGCCAGACAACCTCGACAGCCTCGCCGCGGACCGGGACCGGTTCGTCTTCAAGCCCATCCGCAGCCACGCGAGCCGGGGCTTTCTGCCCAGCGCGCGCGTGGGCCGCTCGCGCCTGCAACGGCTGGTGCGGCGCGGCGAGGGCTACGTCGCCCAGCGCAAGGTGGGACGGCCGCGCATCCCTCTCGGCGGCGACGGACACGTGTGGGCCGACCTGCGCGTGTGGGGCTACCGTGGCGAGCGCGTGCTCCTGTCCGGGCGCACATCCATCGACGAAAACTCGCTGGACCTGAGGCCGCCAGCAGGGTGGCTCCCCACCTTCGCCGCCAAGCCAAGTTGAGGAGTTGACCGCCCCGGCGGCGTGGTCTACCTATGGACGAGTTCCGGGAGCGCGGAACGCGGCCCGCACCCGTCATTCCCACCCTCCTATCCGTCATTCCCGCGAAAGCGGGAATCCAGGGGTTGGGGGGCGAGCCTTGACGCCGACGCGGACAATCGTAACCAACGGAGGAAGCGAACATGATCGAAGTCAACGGACTCACGGGCGGAGAAGCCTTTCTGCGCGTTCTGTCGGGCATGGGCGTGGAGCGCATCTTCGCCTCGCCGGGCTCGGAGTGGTCGCCGGTATGGGAGGCACTGGCCAAGCCGGACGAGAGCATGCCGGTGTACCTGAGTTCGCGCCACGAAGAGATCGCGCTGGCCATGGCCAGCGGCTACGCCAAGGCCACCGGCAAGCTGCCCGGCGTCATGATCCACACCACCGTCGGCGCGCTGCACGGCTCCATGGCCCTGCGCGGCGCGCTCCACGAGCAGGTGCCCATGGTGGTCTTCACCGGCGAGTCCATCGCCTTCGGCGAGGACGACGGCCCCGATCCCGGCGGCCAGTGGATGCGCTTTCTCTCGGACGTGGGCGGCCCGGCGCGGCTGGTGGACCGGTGCGTGAAGTGGAGCTTCGGGGTCAACGACAAGAACATCCTGGTGTCCACCATCCAGCGCGCCTGTCAGATGGCCATGAGCTCGCCGCGCGGACCGGTGTTCGTGTCGCTGCCCATGGAGTACCTGTTCGACAAGGTCACGCGGGAGGCGCCCCTCAAGGTGTCCATGCCCACCATGCCGAGCCCCGACCCCGAGGGGATCGCGGAGTTGGCGGGTCTGCTGCGCACGGCGCGGAACCCCGTCATCGTGAGCGAGAACGCGGGCAAGAACACGGCCATCGTGGAGCGCATGGTAGAGTTGGCGGAACTGCTCAGCGCCCCTGTGGTGGAGACCCGCAGCAGCGGCTACTTCAACTTCCCGCGGAACCACGAGCTGCACGCCGGCTTCGACCCCGGCGAGTACATGGCAGATGCCGACGTGGTCTGCCTCATCGGCGCCACCCAGCCGTGGCATCCGGCATCGGCGTCCATCGCCCAGGGCGCCAAGGTGGTGGCCCTGGACGAGGAGCCGCTGCACATGAACCTGCCCTACTGGGGCGTGCAGGTGGACCTGAGCATCGCGGGCGAGCTGGAGGCGTCCCTGGGCGCGCTGGTGGAGCGGCTCGGCCAGGACGGGGTCGACGGCGGCGCCGCGGCGACGGAACGACGCGCGAAGCTGCGCGAGCAGGGCGCGGCGCGCCGGGCCGCGTGGGCCGAGCATGCCCGGAGCCTGGAATCCAAGGAGCCCATGGACACCGACTGGGTCATGTACCAGCTCAACCAGGTGCTGCCCGAGGACGTCTACCTGGTGGAGGAGACCATCACCCACCGCATGGCCCTGCACCAGTACCTGGACCGGGTCAAGCCCGGCAACTTCTTCAGCGGCTGCATCGGCGGCCTGGGCACGGGTCTCGGCACCGCCCTGGGCGTCAAGGCCGCGCAGCCGGACCGTCCCGTGGTGCTGGTCATCGGCGACGGCTCCTTCAACTACAACCCGGGCATCGCGGGCTTCGGCTTCGCCCAGGAATTCCGCATGCCGATCCTCATCGTGCTCATGAACAACCACGGCTACAAGTCCATGAAGCGCGGCGTGCCGGCGTACTACCCCGAGGGCTGGGCGGTGCGCACCAACCAGTTCGTCGGCACCTCCATCGCGCCGGCGCCGGACTATCCGGCCATCGCCCGGGCCTTCGACGGATTCGGCGAGCGCGTGCAGAATCCGGCCGAGGTCAAGGGGGCTCTGGAGCGGGGCCTCCAGGCCGCCCGCGAAGGACGGCTCGCACTGGTGGACCTCTGGCTGGAGCCGGTCAACGAATAGCAACCCGTCGGATGACGCTTCGCTAATCCGACCTGCGGCTTCAACGGGTCGGGACGGCGGACTCCATGGCAGGTCGGGTTAGCCGAAGGCGTCACCCGACACCCCTGAGACTGAGAGGACGGCAGCCCCATGAAGATTCTGCGCTTCAACGACGATCGCATCGGCGTCCTCAAGAACGGCGCCAACGTGGTGGACGTGAGCGGCATCATCCAGCAC contains the following coding sequences:
- a CDS encoding matrixin family metalloprotease, which codes for MAPKAFADVSMITPNQTILPLLAVAFSMTLFHSADAHMCLKAGGVETGTFCEHEDGVRDGHGHESEGHGDAGRMVHIRRMTCKDGAVARWKPVGRDVVTFKVNDRAGVSLEVALAIRRGVLQWNRVQPFYVMQERASEEADITIELLDDLLPGIVGAAQVKCRNAREGIRKAYVYLALKGVGSVEAQNMTAHEIGHAMGLGHSDHSHDLMDAKLAEKNIDERMICPSNLNRAGLIAGMHSYSIPEDEWSEMECWGRTSG
- the otsB gene encoding trehalose-phosphatase; its protein translation is MISEWTIPSALADFHDIENTLRGRRAAVFLDYDGTLTPIVDTPEQAVLSDEMRAVVRRLGDRCVTAIVSGRARKDVQAHVRLDNLFYAGTHGFEIVGPEGSGIHHEVGQEFLPAMEELHQRLRRALGNTSGLLLETKGYSLAVHYRLVQESAVAGVESVVDGLMPDYPTLRKTHGKKVFEIRPRFDWNKGKAVQWILEALDLDHADVVPFYLGDDTTDEDAFEAVDGRGVGILVADEARPTAARYRLEETAEVARFLQCLVRVLHEST
- a CDS encoding thiamine pyrophosphate-binding protein, producing MIEVNGLTGGEAFLRVLSGMGVERIFASPGSEWSPVWEALAKPDESMPVYLSSRHEEIALAMASGYAKATGKLPGVMIHTTVGALHGSMALRGALHEQVPMVVFTGESIAFGEDDGPDPGGQWMRFLSDVGGPARLVDRCVKWSFGVNDKNILVSTIQRACQMAMSSPRGPVFVSLPMEYLFDKVTREAPLKVSMPTMPSPDPEGIAELAGLLRTARNPVIVSENAGKNTAIVERMVELAELLSAPVVETRSSGYFNFPRNHELHAGFDPGEYMADADVVCLIGATQPWHPASASIAQGAKVVALDEEPLHMNLPYWGVQVDLSIAGELEASLGALVERLGQDGVDGGAAATERRAKLREQGAARRAAWAEHARSLESKEPMDTDWVMYQLNQVLPEDVYLVEETITHRMALHQYLDRVKPGNFFSGCIGGLGTGLGTALGVKAAQPDRPVVLVIGDGSFNYNPGIAGFGFAQEFRMPILIVLMNNHGYKSMKRGVPAYYPEGWAVRTNQFVGTSIAPAPDYPAIARAFDGFGERVQNPAEVKGALERGLQAAREGRLALVDLWLEPVNE